The sequence TCTCCAATAAAGTTGAGAATGTGATGCCCACGGATGGGCAAACATCGGCGTTGCAACAGGACGTTGCGACGTTAGCCAATGATCCTTTATAGCTCATTACAAGCTAGCTTACTAAATCGAAAAGAAATCTTTTCGGGCCCCGCGAAAGTATTCGGTATTCGCTACAAAGCGACTCGTCACTTTCGTAGGTAATTTTTATANAGGTAATTTTTATATACTCGCACACATTCGAGTGTTACTGTTCAGTTTTCAAGGAACTTGTTTTCTTGTTGCGCCGTGTTTCAGCGGCGACTTTTATATTTTATAACATCACAGATTGAATTGCAAGCACTTTTTTAAATTTGTTTTTTTAAATTTCGAAGGCCTGCAATCTTTTTTTGTGACGACAAGACATAATATATCACACATCAATTGATATGGTCAATGATTTTTACAAAATAAAAAGCACAGGAATATTCCTCCTGCACTTTACATCTTTACATCGTACCTTTTAAGGAATTATCGATTGGCTTAAGCCCCTAGCTTCGTTCTCTTCTTCCATCTCTCCAATGTGCTTATTATTCTTCTCTATCGGAGATTTCTTATGGTAGCGCCCAAGCACGGCACTCATCACCATAATAGCAACAATAGAGTATAAAATCTGTATGTAACCAAATACTAAAAGCGCAGAGCATACAATACAAATATCTGTAATCATAATGGTTTTACCTGGATTAATACTGTAGTATCTGCTAAGGAACATAGCCAGAATATTAATGCCTCCGAGTGAAGAATTACTTCTGAAAAGAAGGATTAGTCCAAAACCAATTAACGCCCCACCTATAA comes from Aneurinibacillus migulanus and encodes:
- a CDS encoding YitT family protein, with translation MSFARQMFMILGGCFLVALGIRVFTASDLVLGGTAGISIVLHHITGLSFGVLFFLINLPFYWLSIKQLGMGFTLKTFMSVTLLSLLSDALTALLALPIVHSLFGAVIGGALIGFGLILLFRSNSSLGGINILAMFLSRYYSINPGKTIMITDICIVCSALLVFGYIQILYSIVAIMVMSAVLGRYHKKSPIEKNNKHIGEMEEENEARGLSQSIIP